The Glycine soja cultivar W05 chromosome 4, ASM419377v2, whole genome shotgun sequence genomic sequence atatttaaaaaaatagtcattaaaataaagtaacCCCAGAATTactaaagaaaaaacaattttccGTCACTAAATTTACTAATTCATTGATTTTAGTATTAATTGAACAATTGGACACAAATCGATTCTCCTCAGCATATACGTATATGTTACCTACTATAGATTTTGGGTTCTGGATAATGCAAGTAAGACAGTTCCCATTCTTCCACACCAGAATGATTAAAACATGGCTGCTTGAAGACAGTGATGTCAAACAACTTGGCACTTGTGTGTACCCCTTTTTGTTCTAAACAAATTGTGCAAATGTATATTCCACAAAGCACGACCACAACTAAAACCACCAACCTCAATGTTAATGGGAATTTCTTGAAAGATTTTATATCCGGAGATTCCTGTAAAAAGAAAAGTTACCAAATGTCATTCTCCAAGGAAGAAAATTTAGTTACGAGGGTGTAATGTAAACCATGCACGGGTAAACTTTGACAAAAAACAATGCCAAAAAGATATAAACAGAACTTACTTTGGTTTCCATCTAAGATCTCcgtaaagaaaatagaaaagaaccAAAGCAAAGAAGAGGATATTGAATGGCATTCGGtttcatatattttgtttgaaagCTTGAGAGATGCATGGCGAGAGAAGGGGTCAGAGGGTTTAGCTGACTAATTTCGATTGAAAAAATCAGATTAGCCTCCTAAGCAACTGCGCATCAAATTGTATTTGTGAAGTtagtaaaaaatgaaagtaacgTAAGGGTAAAAGAAATATACACGGTAAATAAAATGCACACGTTTTTGGTTGGTTgaagaaataatatttattccTCAACATGACGTGAGTTAAGCTAGAATATTTTAGcattttattttaccaaaatatTTGTCATAAATATAAATACGGTAGATGACACCTAATCCGACTCATATACTAATTAGCACATCAATAGATGGTTAATGTCATGTTAACACATTATTAGTGTCATGATAATATATGTGTCGGGTTATCGCATCAGCATTTGAGTGTCATGATTCAcgtgttaatttttgttaataaattgacGGCGACTTAATCatgaatcaaaattattaaattttaatcatttgaaaaatcaaatatGCAATAACATCTTTTGTGAATAAAAATTACACAAtcataggaataaaaaataaatttaaatcttttcattttcacaaaatttatgTATAGCATGTTTAGatatacattattttgtttcaaaaatCACATCCGgctttctgtaaaaaaaaaaaaaaatacacccattttatatttaatgtaaaagTTAAACATGTTTTCACATTTGACCAAATTCAAAATGCAACGTCAGTCTGTCACCGTAACATTCAGTGGTTCATTTCTCGCTTTCGATttccaaaataagaaaatgatattaaaaataacGTGGTATGAAAATGTGTTGTGGATATCTTTTGCAGGTATGGTTTTCATCTATGGAATAAAATACCAGATCTTCTCTCCTAATAGAATCTTGATTTTTcgattaattaaatcaattccaAATTGTCCTTTGTGGTTCCTATTAGAATTGCGTTAACGATATTACGAATTTGCAAATTGACTTTTGAAATTATTACTTACAATAATTAAATGCATCTTTGGATTAAAGTGTATAAACTTAAGTTTGAGTTCAACTTAAGTTTACAACTGAGTTTCTCCAAAACTGAATTTTTAACCATCTCAAACATACTTTTGAGTGGGACAGAACATGATTTTTGACCGATTTTATTCTTAAACATATTTTGAAACAATCTCACAGGAAATTCAAACATATCCAAAGAGGTTGTTGAGACATTGAGTATCATTCTAAGTGATCAAAAGTCaacttcattttaatttctgaacGCGGGCAGGCAGGAATTCTTCAAATTGGTCGACACAACGATTCATtgacatttttaattagtacatttaaaattgaataatatagcaagtaattaattaatttctcctCAAGAAACTTGGAAACCtcttcataaaataatttaggtgTGCGTGAAATGATTTGAATTAGTTGAGTGGGAAGACAAGACTGTGTCGTCAGCTAATTAAGCAAGTTGCTTGGCAACATATTTGCATCTGGACGAACTAAAAGCAACGGATTGTACGTAGTTCTATAGCATATACTGTTTGTTACTCCAAGAAAAGTCATAATGGTGTCGACAAATCCTAAGTTGCgtgtatatatatcaaaattatgTTAGCGCATACATTAAATTATTACGTGTGTGCAAGTCACTTCCTAATCTAATGTTTCAAAACTATAAAGTTCCAATCCAAAATAGCGCAATCAGACGATAGTTAATCCGTATGGATCGGATTTTGCAAAGCTCAGAACATTTTTCCATAGCTCCCACGACAATATACAATTAGGACACTTTTAAAATGTAGTATTGTCTAAGAATGGAAGGTGTgatctttaaagtttaaacatcAAATTGCAATGATTATTCCATTGATAAACTAAACTAATAGAGTGTTTCTATCAATTAgtataattattagtttttgtcCGTGCTGTGcaccctatttttttttttatatataacactcTATATGGCTATATCGTTGCCGGTtttaacttaaaagaaaaattctgaCATCGGACAACCTGACATACATGTGCTAGCTCTAACCCATTGAATGCAAATTAATAAAGCAATCTCACAAATAGGAATGATAAAGTGTAATTCAATCCTATGCATGCTCGCAAAAATATCCACAagtaagataaataattatttataatattaagatcgagtaatatatatatatatatattacaaaatagtaatataattaatatattattatttatatataattttctgttaaaaataattatattttttatcactaaTACTTTAAGTCTCTCATCTctaacaatattattattagagattgaaaaatcttaaatctttaattaaattttttgttaaacgATTATTATATTagatgattatttttataattttatttatttatgatttaagtTTGAATGAAtcaatattatgtttgtttgtttttaatataatatgtttatgtttggattatataagaatacatttttattataattgttttaattaattttttattgatttgttaTTATTAACTATATATACAGTAAAATGTGAGTTATAAGTTGAAGTATGAGAGTATAAATGTATTCATTGGATAggaaaatgaaaactaaaattattatttatacatatatgtgaTCGGAcataaatattacttttaaacataaatataaaaacggATATTATAACATCCTGTCCATTATCATCTTAAAGAACCCAATTGTTTTGTTACCTAAAAACGATTTTACAATACACATCCATGATCcattatatttaatgtaaaatttatgactaaaattaatttagatgcaaactttaattttatttaattattttaaattacttctattaaaattaactttattcTACCCAAAAAAAACCTCCTATTTTAGATTAGAGTTCTTCGTAATGTCAGGATTAATGCATTACAGTTCATTGACCCAAAAACAGCCACCATCTTTTACGAAGATCAGTTCCAACCATGAAGAGGTCCAAAAAATGGAAGATCAACAATCATATTTATTGCTTTTTAATAACGCTGGACAAATTAAGTTTCTGAGTgtattaaaattatgttgatCGTTTGGCCTTCATAATCTTCGGTTGTCTAAATATCTGGCTCCCGAAGCCATCTATGTTCACCACATAAGCATGTGTTATTCAGAAGTACATCAAACTATTATAAATAGTAAGATTAAAACGAAAATTTGAGTGtcaagtaataaataattaagtaggtaaatatataatttttcaagtaataaataaattaatttaaaaggctgtaaagaaaatagtaaattaaattggcataaaataaataagagaataaaaataaatataaaagtaaattaattaattaaaacagaaaagatgaaaaaattcaattttattataaaagttaaatttaaaatatgagaatGTTTCAGCCTACGAGATGTACTCtttatgtaatattaatgatttttctatataaataattattttaatttacatcTGCATCTATTTATATACTTTAACCAAGATCCCTTCATTGAAAGAGTTtaacttatctattttctcttccaaatttcttaaagagataaaataattaaattacattaaaaatagatATGTATAACATACTAAACAAAATCAACATATCCCTAGTGATGAATTGTTTAGATACTCTTTTCTagttctattaaaaaataatattttccaatGTCATCTCTAgaacttaccatgcaaatgaatgatcaaGTCACAAGCAATAAAATTATAGCACAGAAAAAGATAatgcaaaaataatattcataataaatagaaaagagaaattaCATGAAGAACAGTGGATTACTAAGCTTCCAAAAAGGGGGggttagcctctcattgtcatagGAGACTTTACTATTATAAGAGGGTAATGAATAGGGAATGgaataaataagaaatgaaataGAGAGAAGGAATGATTCCtaatgtttgtttctctttcttctaGTCTTTCTTCTATAAAGAATTTTATTCTCTTAGAATTTTTGtgtgtatttttcttcttttctcttcttttatagATGTAGTTCAGCGTCTAAGACACACTAAACTTCAAATCTTCAATTTGTTTCCTTGAACTTTTTACTTTGTTTTCCTGCCAATTATTCACCAAACACTATAAATTTACAAACTTTTGATACTTTTTACACAAAAACTTAATTGatgttaaaatttcaattattcacacaataacaaaaaaataagaaagaaaaattaacaattcctatataatttaattccaaAATATACTTAGACATAATAGTTATTAGTATAACATACGTCACATACATACAGTGAAATATATGTTTTCCTCGCACCTGAAAGATTGTGTACTTCTTGATCATCCTAAGACTGACCTGATGCATGTTGATCCATTAGCTTCAAGGCTCTTCATGTTTGCATGTACACTTGAGTTTGAAGGGATGCATGTGTACACCTCAGTCATAAGATTGGTCAGGGTGTGTATTGATCCATCAACTTCAACTTCATGTTTACACATACACTTGAGTTTTAGGGGATGCATGTGTACCCCTCAGTCATAAGGTTGACCAGGGTGTGTATTGATCCATCAACTTCAAGGCTCTTCATGTTTGCACATACACTTGAGTTTGAGGGGATATATGTATACCCCTCGATCCTAAGGTTGATAAGGGTGTGTGTTGATCCATCAATTCCAACGTttttcatatttgcacactcaAGTCTAGCATGAGAGGTTGTGTATCCTCTCGTCTATCTATAAGGCAATCCGACTCATTGATTTAATATATGACTAACTTGTATTTGACCCAAACAAGATTTTCAATTAGTCTTTTAGTCCTATTTTATTCGATAATATCTTATTAAAATCTCATGTGGTACCGAAAATATGgttttcaatcatatttttttttataaaccaaATGATTTATATTAACTGGTACGTGGTACCGAAAGTTTACATGTGGTATGTAGTCAAAATGACTACTATTAAGTATTAACAAAACCAGCCTTACAGAGACTAGCCTATGATTAGAGATACATGAATAAAAGCTTTATCAAAAATAGATCATAATGACAACCACCAATACCATGTACTAAGTAGTCCTTAACATATGAAAGCACCCTCCATATTAAGTAGAAAAGGATCCCTTAGCCAACACACACATGGGATAGCATTTATTCGATGCCAGCAAAATGCCAACGTCGACAACTTAATACCACTTCACCAACACCATAATAATACCTGTCCTTCCAATATAACAATCCCCCTCAATTGCCTGCATGCATAACCAGAATCACGTGTAAAAAACATTTTGGTCATATATACAGATATCTTGGATGTGTTTATCATATCTCATTCCCTAATCTTAGGaataagatatgataaaatcCAATCAAAAGAAACCTCTATACAGGTTAGATCTTAGAATCAGGCAGATGACACACTAATGCATGTTCTAGCTAGACAGCTCTAATTAAACCTTAAAGGAACTCTAGACCGGAAAaagattacaaaattaaaaaccaaagttCGATAGGGATGTCACTAAAGTTTTttcttagaaattaaaattgatgcACAAATGATCATTCAATTGTTAGATTTTACGTGAGGAGAAGCCGAATGTCACGATCCACTCATTTGTGAACCACATTCGCGGAAATTGTTCGTGGGATGTAAGTCTAACTCTAATTAAGACGAAGTTTGGACCATAGAATATTCAACTCGGGCCCTTAATTGACATGACATGGTTCGGATATTGGAGACATTCAACACTTTTACCAAGCCAGATACTGAACATCACGCTGTCGCATTTGAACTATACCCTTGCACGCATATATAACATCAAaattcccctataaataggacCTTAGAGAAAGCCATCAAACAACAACGAAAAACTTGAATCTACTATCTAGCTTTCTTTAACACTTCCTTTGTAATCGCAAGTTTTCCACTGTGCCAACAATTCTTAAGctttcaacttttctttggcttcccttggaaaaaagaaaacaaaaacagaatcaAACGTGTACAGATCACTAACTTTCAACTTTCCAAATATTCAGTGAGTAACTTTGTGATTTATATATATGGAGAGAACATTGTCATCCCTTCTACAGATTCAGCCTCCAACCTATGGAAACTTAGTCACTATTCTCAGCATCGACGGAGGTGGTATCAGGGGCATTATCCCCGCAACTATTCTTGCTTTCCTTGAAGCGCAACTTCAGGTAGGTATATGCATCTATTTACATCAATGGGCTTTGATTTACCATATAGGCATACGTACAGTTTTTTTTGCGTATTAAAAAGAGGCATTAAACCAAATTATAAGTTGTTTGAAGTaaaaatggatatttaaaaccaaatatACAGCCACCAATTCTTTTCTACACCAtcagtttcttaaaaatatataattaaaaacaaaacactgaTAATTAGCATTTTCCTGTCTATATTCGTGGAAAGAAAACGTCAAGAATCATGGATAAAGCACATTATCTTATAAGTTAATTATAACTTAATGTGGTctgttaattaataattaacgaTCTATACATGCAGGAGTTGGACGGTGAGGATGCAAGGCTTGCAGACTATTTTGATGTGATTGCAGGAACAAGCACAGGAGGTATTGTAACAGCTATGTTAACTGCTCCAAATGATAATCAGCGTCCTCTATTTGCTGCCAAGGATATCAAGCCCTTTTACTTGGAACATTGCCCAAAGATTTTCCCACAACACAGGTATATTTAAATTgtatattctttttatatagaacaaaagaaattttattaaaaaccagACAATAGAGagacatatatatatgtatatatatcctCATCCCTTTAATTAACAGTAAATTAATGacaatttttaacttttgtatATCACGTTTCATTGACACACAATAGTTTAACTTGTACTCATTGAACACAGTGGCTTGTGGGGATCGGTAGGAAAGTTGTTGAGATCATTGGGAGGACCGAAATACAATGGAAAATACCTTCAAGAAGTGGTGAGAGAGAAAGTAGGGGAGACACGTTTGCATGAAACGCTGACCAATATAGTGATTCCCACCTTTGACATCAAGACATTGCAACCAATCATTTTCTCCTCTTACCAAATAAAGAGGTCTCCTTGCTTGGATGCTCGACTCTCCGACATATGCATCAGCACTTCTGCCGCACCTACTTATCTTCCAGCCTACCACTTCAACAACAAAGATTCAGAAGGGAACATGCACCAATTCAACCTTATTGACGGTGGCGTTT encodes the following:
- the LOC114408062 gene encoding patatin-like protein 2, whose amino-acid sequence is MERTLSSLLQIQPPTYGNLVTILSIDGGGIRGIIPATILAFLEAQLQELDGEDARLADYFDVIAGTSTGGIVTAMLTAPNDNQRPLFAAKDIKPFYLEHCPKIFPQHSGLWGSVGKLLRSLGGPKYNGKYLQEVVREKVGETRLHETLTNIVIPTFDIKTLQPIIFSSYQIKRSPCLDARLSDICISTSAAPTYLPAYHFNNKDSEGNMHQFNLIDGGVCANNPTLVAMNQVTKQILNDNPDFFSIKPMEYGRFLIISLGTGTPKNEQKFNAQMAAKWGLLDWLTNSGSTPLIDVFTQSSADMVDFHLATVTQALHSENNYLRIQDDTLTGTDYSVDIATKENLEKLSQIGERLLKKPVSQINLEDGLFEPVGNGETNEDALKRFAKILLKERRLRELKSPHTKKVPSHFAHEV